A genomic stretch from Pseudomonadota bacterium includes:
- a CDS encoding ATP-binding protein, producing MQSAQPKVLEQAFAAFNQQSAQLETAYQALKQQVHDLSEQLAAARSERVRQLKEKERLASRLARLLEALPGGVVVLNGEGKIVDHNPAALEILGGPLTTRSWQDVLSRLRSVGSSEFDSANGRRISVSRRPLVAEPGHILLLTDVTEQHALQTMLSRRERLAAMGEMSARLAHQIRTPLSAIFLYSSHLERQAVSDVQRQRFAGKIGGRVTQLEQMVDDLLRFTRGDEGHHNERLSAASLLSEVEQMLEPQLNQGQRIHVDLLDEPAPFSGNREALVGALCNLGTNALQAGSSVVRYSVQQPDSAAIEIRVEDNGSGIPADQLSCVFEPFYTTRPSGTGLGLAVVKSTVDAHAGSIEVDSHVDNGTRFRILLNRHADEALPSDAGRAASRCPSLVDRLVAACQ from the coding sequence ACACGATTTATCCGAACAGCTCGCTGCCGCTCGCAGCGAACGCGTTCGCCAGCTGAAGGAAAAGGAACGGCTAGCCAGTCGTCTGGCGCGCTTACTCGAAGCGCTACCAGGAGGGGTTGTGGTGTTGAACGGCGAAGGGAAGATCGTCGACCACAACCCCGCGGCCCTTGAAATCTTAGGTGGACCGTTGACCACCCGATCGTGGCAGGACGTACTGTCACGTCTTCGCTCAGTCGGCTCCAGCGAATTTGACTCAGCCAATGGCCGTCGCATCAGTGTGTCGCGCCGTCCGTTAGTGGCCGAGCCAGGTCACATTCTGCTCTTAACCGATGTGACAGAGCAACACGCCTTGCAAACGATGTTGTCCCGTCGCGAGCGACTGGCTGCGATGGGTGAAATGTCCGCGCGACTCGCACACCAAATTCGCACGCCGCTGTCAGCCATTTTTCTGTATAGCTCGCATCTGGAACGGCAAGCGGTGTCCGATGTGCAGCGACAACGCTTTGCTGGAAAGATCGGCGGCCGCGTCACGCAGCTTGAACAGATGGTGGATGACCTGCTGCGGTTTACCCGCGGCGACGAGGGTCACCACAATGAACGTCTGTCCGCGGCCTCGTTGCTGAGCGAAGTTGAGCAAATGCTCGAACCTCAACTCAATCAAGGGCAGCGTATCCATGTAGACCTTTTGGATGAGCCGGCGCCATTTTCGGGAAATCGAGAGGCGTTGGTCGGCGCGCTGTGCAACTTGGGCACCAACGCACTTCAAGCAGGCAGTTCCGTGGTGCGCTATTCGGTGCAGCAACCGGATTCTGCGGCTATCGAAATTCGCGTTGAAGATAATGGTTCCGGCATTCCGGCGGACCAATTGAGCTGCGTTTTCGAACCCTTCTATACAACGCGACCGTCGGGAACCGGTCTTGGATTGGCGGTGGTCAAGTCGACCGTCGACGCCCATGCCGGTTCGATTGAGGTCGACAGTCATGTGGACAACGGCACCCGCTTTCGCATCTTGCTCAATCGGCACGCGGACGAAGCACTGCCAAGCGATGCCGGACGCGCCGCATCACGCTGTCCCTCTCTCGTTGACCGATTGGTCGCCGCTTGCCAATAA